The Streptomyces sp. NBC_01268 genome window below encodes:
- the tkt gene encoding transketolase, which produces MSTKPTTTDLEWTELDQRAVDTARILAADAVQKVGNGHPGTAMSLAPAAYTLFQKVMRHDPADPEWVGRDRFVLSAGHSSLTLYTQLYLGGFGLELDDLKTFRTWGSKTPGHPEYGHTAGVETTTGPLGQGVANAVGMAMAARYERGLFDPEAAQGASPFDHHIYVIAGDGCLQEGISAEASSLAGHQKLGNLILLWDDNHISIEGDTETAVSEDTMKRYEAYGWHVQRVEPQANGDLDPAALYAAVKAAEAETERPSFIAMRSIIAWPAPNAQNTEAAHGSALGDEEIAATKRVLGFDPEQTFEVSDEVIAHTRSLGDRGREARAAWEKSLAEWRTANADRAAEFDRIEANELPAGWEDKLPVFEAGQGVATRAASGKVLQALGAVIPELWGGSADLAGSNNTTIDKTSSFLPEGNPLPEADRYGRTIHFGIREHSMAAEMNGIALHGNTRIYGGTFLVFSDYMRNAVRLSALMHLPVTYVWTHDSIGLGEDGPTHQPVEHLASLRAIPGLNVVRPADANETAIAWREIMKRHTKVFGKGAPHGLALTRQGVPTYAPNEDAAKGGYVLFEAEGGEAQLVLIATGSEVHLAVEAREQLQAAGVPTRVVSMPSVEWFEEQEQAYKDSVLPPAVTARVAVEAGIGLTWHKYVGDAGRIVSLEHFGASADAKVLFREFGFTPEAIVAAARESLAAAAR; this is translated from the coding sequence CAGAAGGTAGGCAACGGCCATCCCGGTACGGCGATGAGCCTCGCGCCCGCCGCGTACACCCTCTTCCAGAAGGTGATGCGGCACGACCCGGCCGACCCGGAGTGGGTGGGCCGTGACCGCTTCGTGCTCTCCGCCGGGCACTCGTCCCTGACCCTCTACACCCAGCTGTACCTGGGCGGCTTCGGTCTCGAGCTCGACGACCTGAAGACGTTCCGCACCTGGGGCTCCAAGACTCCGGGTCACCCGGAGTACGGCCACACGGCCGGTGTGGAGACGACCACCGGCCCGCTGGGCCAGGGTGTCGCCAACGCCGTGGGCATGGCCATGGCGGCGCGCTACGAGCGCGGCCTGTTCGACCCGGAGGCCGCCCAGGGCGCCTCTCCGTTCGATCACCACATCTACGTGATCGCCGGCGACGGCTGCCTCCAGGAGGGCATCTCCGCCGAGGCCTCCTCGCTCGCCGGGCACCAGAAGCTGGGCAACCTGATCCTGCTGTGGGACGACAACCACATCTCGATCGAGGGCGACACCGAGACCGCCGTGTCCGAGGACACGATGAAGCGGTACGAGGCCTACGGCTGGCACGTCCAGCGCGTGGAGCCGCAGGCCAACGGCGACCTGGACCCGGCCGCCCTGTACGCCGCGGTCAAGGCCGCCGAGGCCGAGACCGAGCGCCCCTCCTTCATCGCGATGCGCTCGATCATCGCGTGGCCGGCGCCGAACGCCCAGAACACCGAGGCCGCGCACGGCTCGGCCCTCGGCGACGAGGAGATCGCGGCCACCAAGCGCGTTCTCGGCTTCGACCCGGAGCAGACCTTCGAGGTCTCCGACGAGGTCATCGCGCACACCCGCTCCCTGGGCGACCGCGGCCGCGAGGCCCGCGCCGCCTGGGAGAAGTCGCTGGCCGAGTGGCGTACCGCCAACGCGGACCGGGCGGCCGAGTTCGACCGCATCGAGGCCAACGAGCTGCCCGCGGGCTGGGAGGACAAGCTCCCGGTCTTCGAGGCGGGCCAGGGCGTCGCGACGCGTGCCGCGTCCGGCAAGGTGCTGCAGGCGCTCGGCGCGGTGATCCCGGAGCTGTGGGGCGGCTCGGCCGACCTCGCCGGCTCCAACAACACCACGATCGACAAGACGTCCTCCTTCCTCCCGGAGGGCAACCCGCTCCCCGAGGCGGACCGGTACGGCCGGACGATCCACTTCGGCATCCGCGAGCACTCCATGGCCGCGGAGATGAACGGCATCGCCCTGCACGGCAACACGCGCATCTACGGCGGCACCTTCCTGGTGTTCTCCGACTACATGCGCAACGCCGTGCGGCTGTCGGCGCTGATGCACCTGCCGGTGACGTACGTCTGGACGCACGACTCGATCGGCCTCGGCGAGGACGGTCCGACCCACCAGCCGGTGGAGCACCTGGCCTCGCTGCGCGCCATCCCGGGTCTGAACGTCGTCCGCCCGGCCGACGCCAACGAGACGGCGATCGCCTGGCGCGAGATCATGAAGCGTCACACCAAGGTGTTCGGCAAGGGCGCCCCGCACGGTCTGGCCCTCACCCGCCAGGGCGTGCCGACGTACGCGCCGAACGAGGACGCGGCCAAGGGCGGCTACGTGCTGTTCGAGGCCGAGGGCGGCGAGGCTCAGCTGGTGCTGATCGCGACCGGTTCCGAGGTGCACCTGGCCGTCGAGGCCCGGGAGCAGCTGCAGGCCGCCGGCGTCCCGACCCGCGTGGTCTCGATGCCGTCGGTGGAGTGGTTCGAGGAGCAGGAGCAGGCGTACAAGGACTCGGTCCTGCCGCCGGCCGTGACGGCGCGTGTCGCGGTCGAGGCCGGGATCGGCCTGACCTGGCACAAGTACGTCGGCGACGCAGGCCGGATCGTCTCGCTGGAGCACTTCGGTGCCTCGGCCGACGCGAAGGTGCTGTTCCGCGAGTTCGGCTTCACGCCGGAGGCGATCGTCGCCGCCGCGCGGGAATCCCTCGCCGCCGCCGCGCGCTGA
- the tal gene encoding transaldolase, which yields MTDALKRLSDEGVAIWLDDLSRKRITSGNLAELIDQSHVVGVTTNPSIFQKAITSGDGYEQQLVDLAVRKVTVDEAIRMITTADVRDAADILRPVFDATEGQDGRVSIEVDPRLAHQTAPTVAEAKQLAWLVDRPNTLIKIPATKAGLPAITEVIGLGISVNVTLIFSLERYREVMDAYLAGLEKARERGLDLSKIHSVASFFVSRVDTEIDKRLDVLGTDEAKALKGKSALANARLAYEAYEEVFGSERWAALDKAHANKQRPLWASTGVKDPAYKDTLYVDDLVAPGTVNTMPEATLEATADHGAIVGDTIRGTYEESRSVLAAVAKLGISYDEVVQLLEDEGVDKFEAAWNDLLKSTEAELARRAPSEA from the coding sequence ATGACAGACGCTCTCAAGCGCCTCTCCGACGAAGGCGTCGCGATCTGGCTGGACGACCTCTCGCGCAAGCGGATCACGTCCGGCAACCTGGCCGAGCTCATCGACCAGAGCCATGTGGTGGGTGTGACCACCAACCCGTCCATCTTCCAGAAGGCGATCACCTCGGGCGACGGTTACGAGCAGCAGCTCGTCGACCTGGCCGTCCGCAAGGTGACGGTGGACGAGGCCATCCGGATGATCACGACGGCCGACGTGAGGGACGCCGCCGACATCCTGCGCCCCGTCTTCGACGCGACCGAGGGCCAGGACGGCCGGGTCTCCATCGAGGTCGACCCGCGCCTGGCCCACCAGACGGCTCCCACCGTCGCCGAGGCCAAGCAGCTGGCCTGGCTGGTGGACCGCCCCAACACCCTCATCAAGATCCCGGCCACCAAGGCGGGTCTGCCGGCGATCACCGAGGTCATCGGCCTCGGCATCAGCGTCAACGTGACGCTGATCTTCTCGCTGGAGCGCTACCGCGAGGTCATGGACGCCTACCTGGCGGGCCTGGAGAAGGCCCGTGAGCGCGGCCTGGACCTCTCGAAGATCCACTCCGTGGCGTCCTTCTTCGTGTCCCGCGTGGACACCGAGATCGACAAGCGCCTCGACGTCCTCGGCACCGACGAGGCCAAGGCCCTCAAGGGCAAGTCCGCCCTGGCCAACGCGCGTCTCGCCTACGAGGCGTACGAGGAGGTCTTCGGCTCCGAGCGCTGGGCCGCCCTCGACAAGGCGCACGCCAACAAGCAGCGCCCGCTGTGGGCCTCGACCGGCGTCAAGGACCCGGCGTACAAGGACACCCTGTACGTGGACGACCTGGTCGCCCCCGGCACGGTGAACACGATGCCGGAGGCCACCCTGGAGGCCACCGCCGACCACGGCGCGATCGTGGGCGACACGATCCGGGGCACCTACGAGGAGTCCCGCTCGGTCCTCGCCGCCGTGGCGAAGCTGGGCATCTCCTACGACGAGGTCGTCCAGCTCCTCGAGGACGAGGGCGTCGACAAGTTCGAGGCCGCCTGGAACGACCTGCTCAAGTCGACCGAGGCGGAGCTCGCCCGCCGCGCACCTTCGGAGGCGTAA
- the zwf gene encoding glucose-6-phosphate dehydrogenase → MSAVTGANPLRDAADRRLPRIAGPSGLVIFGVTGDLSRKKLMPAVYDLANRGLLPPGFSLIGFARREWQDEDFAQEVHDAVKQHARTPFREEVWQQLIQGMRFVQGDFDDDDAFDQLKTTIEELDKAQGTGGNFAFYLSVPPKFFPLVVQQLKKHGLADQKNGAWRRAVIEKPFGHDLTSAKELNEVVHEVFPPDAVFRIDHYLGKETVQNILALRFANTLFEPIWNRSYVDHVQITMAEDIGIGGRAGYYDGIGAARDVIQNHLLQLLALTAMEEPASFDADALAAEKTKVLGAVKLPKDLGKSTVRGQYAAGWQGGEKAVGYLQEDGIDPQSKTDTYAAIKVEIDNRRWAGVPFYLRTGKRLGRRVTEIAVVFQRAPHSPFDQTATEELGQNALVIRVQPDEGVTMRFGSKVPGTQMEVRDVSMDFAYGESFTESSPEAYERLILDVLLGDSNLFPRVEEVELSWKILDPIEQFWDRHGKPAQYQSGTWGPVEADEMLARDGRSWRRP, encoded by the coding sequence TTGAGCGCAGTCACCGGAGCGAACCCGCTCCGTGACGCCGCAGACCGACGGCTCCCGCGCATCGCGGGGCCGTCGGGTCTGGTGATCTTCGGTGTCACGGGCGATCTGTCCCGCAAGAAGCTCATGCCCGCGGTCTACGACCTCGCCAACCGCGGTCTGCTCCCGCCGGGCTTCTCGCTGATCGGCTTCGCCCGTCGCGAGTGGCAGGACGAGGACTTCGCACAGGAGGTCCACGACGCCGTCAAGCAGCACGCCCGCACCCCGTTCCGCGAGGAGGTGTGGCAGCAGCTGATCCAGGGGATGCGCTTCGTCCAGGGCGACTTCGACGACGACGACGCCTTCGACCAGCTGAAGACCACCATCGAGGAGCTGGACAAGGCGCAGGGCACCGGCGGCAACTTCGCCTTCTACCTGTCCGTGCCGCCGAAGTTCTTCCCCCTGGTCGTCCAGCAGCTGAAGAAGCACGGCCTGGCCGACCAGAAGAACGGCGCCTGGCGCCGTGCGGTCATCGAGAAGCCCTTCGGTCACGACCTGACCTCCGCCAAGGAGCTCAACGAGGTCGTCCACGAGGTCTTCCCGCCCGACGCGGTCTTCCGCATCGACCACTACCTCGGCAAGGAGACCGTCCAGAACATCCTGGCGCTCCGCTTCGCCAACACCCTCTTCGAGCCGATCTGGAACCGGTCGTACGTCGACCACGTGCAGATCACCATGGCCGAGGACATCGGCATCGGCGGCCGGGCCGGCTACTACGACGGCATCGGCGCCGCCCGTGACGTCATCCAGAACCACCTGCTCCAGCTGCTCGCGCTGACCGCGATGGAGGAGCCCGCCTCCTTCGACGCCGACGCGCTCGCCGCGGAGAAGACCAAGGTGCTCGGCGCGGTGAAGCTGCCGAAGGACCTGGGCAAGTCCACGGTGCGCGGCCAGTACGCGGCCGGGTGGCAGGGCGGCGAGAAGGCCGTCGGCTACCTCCAGGAAGACGGCATCGACCCGCAGTCGAAGACCGACACGTACGCCGCCATCAAGGTGGAGATCGACAACCGCCGCTGGGCGGGCGTCCCCTTCTACCTGCGCACCGGCAAGCGGCTCGGCCGCCGGGTCACCGAGATCGCGGTGGTCTTCCAGCGCGCGCCGCACTCCCCCTTCGACCAGACGGCGACGGAGGAGCTCGGCCAGAACGCGCTCGTCATCCGCGTCCAGCCGGACGAGGGCGTCACCATGCGGTTCGGCTCCAAGGTGCCGGGCACGCAGATGGAGGTCCGGGACGTGTCGATGGACTTCGCCTACGGCGAGTCCTTCACCGAGTCCAGCCCCGAGGCCTACGAGCGGCTCATCCTCGACGTCCTGCTCGGCGACTCCAACCTCTTCCCGCGGGTCGAGGAGGTCGAGCTGTCCTGGAAGATCCTCGACCCGATCGAGCAGTTCTGGGACAGGCACGGCAAGCCCGCGCAGTACCAGTCCGGGACCTGGGGTCCGGTCGAGGCGGACGAGATGCTCGCACGAGACGGCAGGAGCTGGCGCCGGCCATGA
- the opcA gene encoding glucose-6-phosphate dehydrogenase assembly protein OpcA, producing the protein MKTDLTDTTSSKINKALVLGRRAIGTPAVGMVLTLVIVTDEENAYDALKAANDASREHPSRTLVVIKRVSRSPRDRAKARLDAEVRLGADASTGETVVLRLYGEVVDHAQSVVLPLLLPDAPVVVWWPVNAPTDPANDPLGALAQRRVTDTYAAEQPIQELTARADAYTPGDTDLSWTRITPWRSMLAAALDQVACEVTSAEVEGEEFNPSVELLAMWLADRLNVPVRRAKSAGPGLTSVRMESSCGPIVLDRPDGSLATLSIHGQPDRGVALKRRETSELIAEELRRLDPDDTYASALRFGLERLDEEAATKAPAPTEPEPEAAPAEAPAAKTAKKAPAKKAAAK; encoded by the coding sequence ATGAAGACCGACCTGACGGACACCACGTCCTCCAAGATCAACAAGGCGCTGGTGCTCGGGCGGCGGGCCATCGGCACCCCGGCCGTCGGCATGGTGCTCACCCTCGTCATCGTCACCGACGAGGAGAACGCCTACGACGCGCTGAAGGCTGCCAACGACGCGTCCCGCGAGCACCCCTCGCGGACCCTCGTCGTCATCAAGCGGGTCTCGCGCTCCCCGCGGGACCGCGCCAAGGCGCGGCTCGACGCCGAGGTCCGCCTCGGCGCCGATGCCAGCACCGGCGAGACGGTCGTGCTCCGGCTGTACGGCGAGGTCGTCGACCACGCCCAGTCGGTGGTGCTGCCGCTGCTGCTGCCGGACGCGCCCGTCGTCGTCTGGTGGCCGGTGAACGCGCCGACCGACCCGGCGAACGACCCGCTGGGCGCCCTCGCCCAGCGCCGTGTGACCGACACGTACGCCGCCGAGCAGCCCATCCAGGAGCTGACCGCGCGCGCGGACGCGTACACCCCGGGCGACACGGACCTCTCGTGGACCCGGATCACCCCGTGGCGTTCGATGCTGGCCGCCGCGCTCGACCAGGTCGCGTGCGAGGTCACCTCGGCCGAGGTGGAGGGCGAGGAGTTCAACCCGAGCGTCGAGCTGCTCGCCATGTGGCTGGCGGACCGGCTGAACGTGCCGGTGCGGCGCGCCAAGTCGGCCGGGCCCGGCCTCACCTCCGTGCGGATGGAGTCCAGCTGCGGCCCCATCGTGCTGGACCGGCCGGACGGCTCGCTCGCCACGCTCTCGATCCACGGGCAGCCGGACCGCGGCGTGGCGCTCAAGCGCCGCGAGACGTCCGAGCTGATCGCGGAGGAGCTGCGCCGCCTCGACCCGGACGACACGTACGCCTCGGCGCTGCGGTTCGGCCTGGAGCGGCTCGACGAGGAGGCGGCGACCAAGGCACCGGCCCCCACCGAGCCCGAGCCCGAGGCCGCCCCGGCCGAGGCGCCCGCGGCGAAGACCGCGAAGAAGGCCCCGGCCAAGAAGGCGGCGGCCAAGTGA